In the Myxococcaceae bacterium genome, one interval contains:
- a CDS encoding DUF1566 domain-containing protein: MNRCLGSWLLLLSLPVQAGFVLRDGFSEVLSQQFSNLTQLKNQTSSLSKELVTQNAMRGLWFLIGPHLEALPGCCKKPFSSNCSVFFDAEIDQVVCDAQFEEVQAISTSCEAEQRFPVGYLAQLHKSNILQTRIVVGLAPVQHPQAMYWLYDKLPPTLSQSVTQSNSISGHSAQTDTDSASPMNSTTGSVSPSSLTESLLSSRSVSFSPTVTPSLAPSHSVGTESLSHSQTLSSTQYPSFSTSLSPSSPVVWNPEWANWDVATGAYRDATNQTGRYNESIPGIVTDSRTGLQWQKATASGVCDWTNATQYCESLMLGGHADWRLPTVIELQTLVDYTIHCIGPTIDSTAFPDTPNTLFWASDAYPNNSSLHYYVSFGSHDGQCGGLACTQGTAPCSVPYVSLFAYSRCVRPARANQAIDRYFDENGEILTNSSLQVQDKVTNLVWQRFVAGAYNWSDAISYCNNLNLGKYVWRLPTIKELSTLFDISIPWSNPTINTTSFPDTPATVFWSSTLNMDATTAWYVVFWASVVDFRQGIQAPHSVRCVRSPVVVNPDWANWDQSLGVYKDATNQTARYIEAVAEVLTDTLNGLQWQKTVSGATYNWTAAADYCGNLFQSGFGDWRLPTRIELQNLVDYTVGCTGPGLNTSIFPETPPSYFWTSTSSAGDLGYQWYVSFGGDATYVGFAWRTDIADKGYLRCVRPLSTIQPLIRYTDEVGNPLATGSVQVKDVKTGLIWQRAFSGVYNWLTAEAYCKALGLGGQAWRLPSVKESSTLLNTAIPQPGPTIDTVAFPDTPQYGFWSSTSYSCDSTYRWGLDFADGSIGFVHNINDSFYCRCVRDATIPDPEWANWDQSMGVYEDATNQTGRFVDQVPGVVVGDTATGLQWQKQTPQNTYNWTAAQIYCEELILGGYADWRLPTHIELQSILDYAISGSGSAIDQTAFPNSANNYYWSSVSVPGHPSQAWYVSFGQEAYYSGLICSQAFVGACDAVNSQGYVRCVRPLARVSLVDRYRDESGYPLVPGSTQVQDLVTGLTWQRGVSLSSNWSEAVAYCQNLTLDQSIANPYAWRLPTIKELATLIDVSIASPGPTLNATVFSYTGLGQFWSSTVAAVDSMSAWRTGFDIGRVGLQGIGATDGIARCVRTPVIYNPDWANWDVTTGVYEDQTNQTNRYAVTEPNIVADGMTGLKWQQYASQQTMNWTQAQAYCDDLVLSGYANWRLPTHVELQMLVDYTLDCAGPSLNQGFFSDTDTTSYYWSSDPLIGYPGYAWWVGFGTGGIYGGLVCSQGYSGCARPFVTGFARCVRPLSAMSLNDRYVVSSTQVIDVMTSLIWQRIVSGTYYWSEIGLPGSAQAYCSSLNLDGFVWRLPTVKELSTLLDVSIALPGPTINTTAFPGTQSVFWTSSSYSCRSSNAWNINFNSGYIVSGGVLITDSYYARCVRSSDVVMNPDWANWNASIGVYQDATNQTGRYVEGRPGVMKDTFTGLQWEQQSDIGEVTWADASAHCSNLFKSGYGDWRLPTLIELQSLVDYTLDWRGPTLDASTFPNTPSSYFWTSTPVSSQFGNGWWYVSFGNNDSLSSQFGGLICSQGFGGGCANVPMLGYVRCVRPGSAKNTVDRYRDQAGDGLTPESTQVRDLVTGLIWQRAVTGLYNWSAAQFYCFNLTLDGFSWRVPTLKELSTLLDERGVNPGSTINQTAFPSTPQDAFWPSTWASSFSNPWYVDFNAGAVTAWVLANSPLRVRCVRGP; encoded by the coding sequence ATGAATCGATGTTTGGGTTCCTGGCTGTTATTGCTGTCTTTACCGGTTCAAGCCGGTTTTGTGCTCCGGGATGGCTTCTCTGAAGTTCTGAGTCAACAGTTTTCAAATCTGACTCAGCTGAAGAATCAAACGAGCTCTTTATCCAAAGAACTCGTCACACAAAATGCGATGAGAGGATTATGGTTTCTCATTGGGCCTCATCTTGAAGCCTTACCGGGTTGTTGTAAGAAGCCTTTTAGTTCAAACTGCTCTGTGTTTTTCGATGCCGAAATTGATCAGGTTGTGTGTGATGCGCAATTTGAAGAGGTTCAAGCAATTTCGACATCTTGCGAAGCCGAGCAACGGTTTCCAGTGGGTTATTTGGCGCAGTTACACAAGAGCAATATTCTCCAGACGCGCATTGTCGTGGGTCTGGCGCCTGTGCAACATCCACAGGCGATGTATTGGTTGTATGATAAATTGCCACCGACGCTTTCACAATCTGTAACACAGTCAAATTCCATAAGTGGCCATAGCGCTCAAACCGACACAGATTCCGCAAGCCCGATGAATAGCACCACAGGTTCTGTTAGCCCAAGTAGTCTCACAGAGAGTTTGTTGTCGAGCAGGAGCGTGTCGTTTAGCCCAACGGTTACTCCATCATTGGCTCCAAGCCATTCAGTTGGAACAGAATCTCTGTCTCATTCTCAAACTTTGAGTTCTACCCAGTACCCATCGTTCAGTACAAGCCTGAGTCCCAGTTCTCCCGTGGTTTGGAACCCTGAGTGGGCTAATTGGGATGTAGCCACGGGTGCCTATCGAGATGCGACAAATCAAACAGGGCGATACAATGAGAGCATTCCTGGTATTGTAACCGATTCGAGAACAGGGTTGCAGTGGCAAAAAGCGACCGCTTCTGGGGTGTGCGACTGGACAAATGCGACACAGTACTGCGAAAGTCTGATGCTTGGAGGACATGCGGATTGGCGGTTACCAACAGTTATTGAATTGCAAACTCTTGTTGACTACACAATTCATTGCATCGGACCCACCATTGATAGCACAGCATTTCCAGATACTCCTAATACTTTATTTTGGGCCTCAGATGCTTACCCAAACAATAGCAGTTTGCACTACTATGTGAGCTTTGGTTCTCATGATGGGCAATGCGGTGGTTTGGCTTGTACTCAAGGTACAGCACCTTGCTCTGTGCCGTACGTGTCATTATTTGCCTATTCACGTTGTGTACGCCCTGCGCGGGCGAATCAAGCTATTGACCGATATTTCGATGAGAATGGCGAAATTTTAACAAATTCTAGCTTACAGGTTCAAGATAAAGTTACAAACTTAGTATGGCAGCGTTTTGTAGCTGGAGCCTATAACTGGAGTGATGCGATATCTTACTGCAATAATCTTAATCTGGGGAAGTATGTATGGAGGCTTCCCACTATTAAAGAGTTATCAACGCTATTCGATATTTCAATCCCTTGGTCTAATCCAACAATTAACACAACTTCTTTTCCTGATACCCCAGCAACGGTGTTTTGGTCTTCTACGCTGAATATGGATGCCACAACGGCATGGTATGTTGTGTTTTGGGCTTCGGTCGTTGATTTTCGACAAGGTATCCAGGCACCCCATAGCGTTCGCTGTGTCAGATCTCCCGTTGTTGTCAACCCAGATTGGGCGAACTGGGACCAATCGCTCGGAGTCTACAAGGATGCGACGAATCAGACTGCGAGGTATATTGAGGCAGTAGCAGAAGTCTTAACAGATACGCTGAATGGGTTGCAGTGGCAAAAAACGGTTAGTGGTGCCACTTACAACTGGACAGCAGCTGCAGACTATTGCGGCAACTTGTTCCAATCAGGATTTGGAGATTGGAGATTGCCAACGAGGATTGAGTTGCAAAATTTAGTGGATTATACTGTAGGTTGTACTGGGCCAGGTCTCAATACTTCAATATTTCCTGAGACTCCCCCCAGTTATTTTTGGACTTCAACATCATCAGCAGGAGATTTGGGATATCAATGGTATGTAAGTTTTGGTGGAGATGCTACCTATGTTGGCTTTGCGTGGCGTACTGATATTGCTGACAAAGGCTATCTTCGCTGTGTCCGTCCACTATCCACAATCCAGCCATTGATTCGCTATACAGATGAAGTCGGTAATCCATTGGCAACGGGGAGTGTGCAAGTAAAAGATGTAAAAACGGGACTAATCTGGCAGCGAGCCTTTTCCGGAGTTTATAACTGGTTAACTGCTGAAGCTTATTGCAAGGCATTAGGTCTAGGTGGTCAAGCTTGGCGTCTTCCAAGTGTCAAAGAATCATCTACTCTCTTAAATACGGCAATACCCCAACCTGGCCCAACGATTGATACAGTAGCATTTCCAGATACACCGCAGTACGGATTTTGGTCTTCAACATCTTACAGCTGTGATTCTACGTATCGATGGGGGCTGGATTTTGCGGATGGTAGTATTGGCTTTGTGCACAATATCAACGACAGTTTTTATTGCCGCTGTGTTCGCGATGCAACTATTCCTGACCCTGAATGGGCCAACTGGGATCAATCGATGGGAGTCTATGAAGATGCTACCAATCAAACAGGTCGATTCGTCGATCAGGTTCCAGGTGTTGTTGTCGGTGATACCGCAACTGGGCTACAGTGGCAAAAACAGACTCCCCAAAATACTTATAATTGGACGGCTGCGCAAATTTATTGTGAGGAACTGATTCTAGGGGGTTACGCCGATTGGAGATTGCCGACCCATATCGAATTGCAATCCATATTGGACTATGCGATTTCAGGAAGTGGGTCTGCGATAGACCAGACTGCGTTTCCGAATTCTGCAAACAACTACTACTGGAGTTCCGTGTCTGTGCCAGGCCATCCTAGTCAGGCTTGGTATGTCAGTTTTGGGCAAGAAGCGTACTATTCAGGACTCATTTGCAGTCAAGCATTTGTTGGAGCATGTGACGCTGTCAATAGTCAAGGATACGTTCGTTGCGTAAGGCCTTTGGCAAGGGTTTCGTTGGTCGATCGCTATCGAGATGAATCTGGTTACCCACTTGTACCCGGGAGCACTCAGGTTCAAGATTTAGTGACGGGATTGACTTGGCAGAGAGGGGTTTCTCTTTCGAGCAATTGGTCTGAAGCAGTCGCTTATTGTCAAAATCTTACTTTGGATCAAAGTATCGCCAACCCTTATGCTTGGCGTTTACCAACGATTAAGGAATTGGCTACGCTAATCGATGTTTCAATTGCATCTCCTGGTCCAACGCTCAATGCAACAGTGTTTTCGTACACTGGCTTAGGACAGTTTTGGAGCTCGACAGTGGCTGCGGTAGATTCGATGTCTGCTTGGCGTACTGGCTTTGATATTGGCCGAGTTGGTTTACAAGGAATCGGTGCAACAGATGGCATTGCTCGGTGCGTTCGTACTCCAGTTATTTACAACCCCGACTGGGCGAATTGGGATGTGACCACTGGAGTTTACGAAGACCAAACCAACCAAACCAATCGGTATGCTGTAACAGAGCCGAACATCGTGGCCGATGGAATGACCGGACTAAAATGGCAGCAGTATGCGAGTCAACAAACCATGAACTGGACTCAGGCTCAGGCATATTGCGATGACCTTGTATTGTCGGGATATGCGAATTGGAGGTTGCCGACGCATGTGGAACTACAAATGCTGGTCGATTACACGCTTGATTGTGCTGGCCCTTCACTCAACCAAGGTTTCTTCTCCGATACGGATACAACAAGTTATTATTGGTCTTCCGATCCTTTGATAGGATACCCTGGATATGCCTGGTGGGTTGGTTTTGGTACGGGTGGAATATATGGAGGGCTAGTGTGCAGTCAGGGTTATAGTGGGTGTGCGAGACCATTTGTCACGGGTTTTGCTCGTTGCGTGCGCCCATTATCAGCTATGAGTTTGAACGATCGTTATGTAGTCAGCAGCACCCAGGTGATTGACGTTATGACGAGTTTAATTTGGCAACGAATTGTATCTGGAACTTATTATTGGAGTGAAATAGGGCTGCCAGGCTCTGCTCAAGCTTATTGTAGCAGCTTGAACCTTGATGGGTTTGTTTGGCGACTTCCAACAGTTAAGGAACTATCAACACTTCTTGACGTTAGTATAGCTCTTCCAGGTCCCACGATCAACACAACGGCATTTCCAGGCACGCAAAGTGTTTTTTGGACATCGAGCTCCTATAGTTGCCGTTCTTCCAACGCATGGAACATCAATTTTAACTCCGGTTATATTGTCAGCGGTGGTGTACTCATTACTGATTCATACTATGCTCGCTGTGTCCGCTCGTCGGATGTTGTTATGAACCCCGATTGGGCCAACTGGAACGCTTCAATTGGCGTTTACCAAGATGCTACGAATCAAACTGGGCGTTATGTTGAGGGTCGACCTGGTGTTATGAAAGACACGTTCACTGGGTTACAATGGGAACAACAAAGCGATATTGGTGAAGTGACTTGGGCCGATGCTTCTGCTCATTGTAGCAACTTGTTTAAGAGCGGATATGGAGACTGGAGGCTTCCCACGTTGATCGAGTTGCAGAGTCTTGTGGACTACACGCTTGATTGGAGAGGTCCGACCTTAGATGCGAGTACCTTTCCCAATACGCCTAGCAGCTATTTCTGGACCTCCACTCCCGTATCCAGCCAATTTGGAAATGGATGGTGGTACGTCAGCTTTGGCAATAATGACAGTCTTTCAAGTCAGTTTGGAGGCCTCATTTGCAGTCAAGGTTTTGGTGGAGGGTGCGCCAACGTTCCTATGCTAGGTTATGTTCGATGCGTTCGCCCGGGAAGTGCTAAAAATACAGTGGATCGATATCGAGATCAGGCCGGGGATGGATTAACACCGGAAAGCACACAGGTAAGAGACCTAGTTACGGGATTGATATGGCAACGAGCCGTGACAGGTCTTTACAATTGGAGTGCTGCTCAATTCTACTGCTTTAATCTCACCTTGGATGGTTTTTCTTGGCGTGTTCCAACCCTGAAGGAACTCTCGACATTGCTTGACGAAAGGGGAGTAAATCCCGGATCGACTATTAACCAAACTGCTTTTCCGAGCACTCCGCAGGATGCGTTTTGGCCATCGACGTGGGCGAGTAGTTTTTCGAACCCGTGGTACGTGGATTTCAATGCTGGAGCTGTTACTGCATGGGTTCTTGCTAATTCTCCATTACGCGTTCGCTGCGTCCGAGGACCTTAA
- a CDS encoding Rne/Rng family ribonuclease yields MTHQLLVNTTSFETRVALLENGQLVELLYERKVDRGLVGNIYHGRIQRVLPGMQAAFVDIGQDKSAFLFAGDILPREPFDGTSESESSAAAALVPIQELIKPGQTLLVQVVKDAISTKGPRVNCNPSLPGHYVVFVPTSPHIGISRKIVDEAERERLRSILQSCSPPGTGFIARTIAQHVPIEVLEENCRFLVSLWNDIQHRAKLLPAPSLVQPELGLVAKCARDMTNEHLEKIIIDSEEVTQHIQQFVGLVDPKLVHKIEHYKSSIPLFSHYGIENEITRAMSRRVWLRSGGYLVIDQAEALTVIDVNTGRFVGRKNFDETILKTNLEAVREVAFQLRLRNIGGMIIIDFIDMESQADRDKVVHVFEELLKKDRARCNVVKISELGLVEMTRERKRESLENYLREPCSYCHGKGSLKSKQTVCYEVFREISERSWNASEPFLHIHAHPEVIDYIQGHEQDNLLVLESKTGKKITLQPRGSFHQEQFDAFASSTP; encoded by the coding sequence TTGACCCATCAGCTTCTCGTCAATACAACTTCTTTTGAGACACGAGTCGCCCTGCTCGAAAATGGACAACTAGTCGAGCTGTTGTACGAACGCAAAGTCGATCGTGGCCTGGTTGGAAATATCTATCACGGCCGCATTCAACGTGTGTTGCCGGGAATGCAGGCTGCTTTTGTCGATATCGGCCAGGATAAATCGGCTTTCCTCTTTGCAGGGGACATTCTGCCCCGCGAACCTTTCGATGGGACCTCCGAATCTGAAAGCTCAGCGGCTGCCGCACTGGTGCCCATTCAGGAGTTGATCAAGCCGGGCCAAACTTTATTGGTCCAAGTGGTCAAAGATGCCATTAGCACCAAAGGACCTCGAGTCAACTGCAATCCTTCCCTGCCCGGACACTACGTCGTTTTTGTCCCAACTTCGCCCCACATTGGGATTAGTCGAAAAATTGTCGATGAAGCGGAGCGAGAGCGACTCCGATCAATTCTTCAAAGCTGCTCTCCACCTGGCACTGGATTCATTGCGCGCACCATTGCTCAACATGTTCCCATCGAAGTGCTGGAAGAAAACTGCCGTTTTCTCGTATCTCTTTGGAACGATATCCAGCACCGCGCCAAACTTCTGCCCGCTCCCTCGCTCGTGCAACCCGAACTCGGCTTAGTGGCAAAATGTGCTCGGGACATGACCAACGAGCATCTGGAAAAAATCATTATTGATAGCGAAGAAGTCACCCAACACATCCAGCAATTCGTTGGGCTCGTAGATCCCAAACTAGTCCATAAGATTGAGCACTATAAAAGCTCGATTCCGCTCTTCTCGCACTATGGAATCGAAAACGAAATCACGCGAGCGATGAGCCGTCGTGTATGGCTTCGTTCAGGCGGCTACTTGGTCATCGACCAAGCAGAAGCTCTGACGGTCATTGATGTGAACACCGGTCGTTTTGTGGGGCGGAAAAATTTTGATGAAACGATTCTAAAAACAAACTTAGAAGCGGTTCGTGAGGTCGCCTTTCAACTTCGATTACGGAACATCGGGGGAATGATCATCATCGATTTTATCGACATGGAAAGTCAGGCAGATCGCGACAAAGTGGTTCACGTGTTCGAAGAGCTCCTTAAGAAAGATAGAGCGCGATGCAACGTCGTCAAAATCAGCGAACTCGGCCTGGTCGAAATGACCCGTGAGAGAAAACGCGAAAGTCTCGAAAATTATCTGCGAGAACCCTGTTCCTATTGCCATGGAAAAGGGAGCCTCAAGTCGAAGCAAACAGTTTGCTACGAAGTATTCCGAGAAATCAGCGAACGTTCCTGGAACGCCTCAGAGCCCTTTCTTCACATCCATGCGCACCCAGAAGTGATCGATTACATTCAAGGGCATGAGCAAGATAATTTGCTGGTGCTTGAATCAAAGACTGGAAAAAAGATAACGCTTCAACCACGAGGTTCTTTTCATCAAGAACAATTCGATGCATTCGCGTCTTCAACACCATGA
- a CDS encoding Glu/Leu/Phe/Val dehydrogenase translates to MNVFGELDKRDHEQVVFCNDRESGLKAIIAIHNTTLGPALGGCRIWPYSSEEDALRDALRLSRGMTYKSAAAGLNLGGGKAVIIGDPKTLKTEQLFRVFGRFVQSLGGRYITAEDVGTTVQDMDWIWLETDYVTGISRTRGGSGDPSPVTAYGVFQGIKAALKYQTDSDSIKGQTVALQGVGQVGYHLLHHLVAAGAKVVASDVNPANLQRAQSKFSDIEFVAAEEILDVPASIFIPCALGGVVNDETLNRFQCPIICGSANNVLQDEEKHSAELHKRNILYIPDFIVNAGGLINVANELVRYERRQAMQQTSRIYDVVLQVLKTAEEKRITTLQASKILAERRIHNVGRIKHTYVGTALARPRTLRGLN, encoded by the coding sequence ATGAATGTTTTTGGAGAACTTGACAAACGAGATCATGAACAAGTCGTCTTTTGCAACGACCGCGAAAGCGGCCTCAAAGCAATCATAGCCATTCACAATACCACTCTAGGCCCCGCATTGGGCGGTTGTCGAATATGGCCTTACTCAAGCGAAGAAGATGCTCTCAGAGACGCTTTAAGACTTTCACGCGGAATGACTTATAAATCCGCCGCTGCAGGCCTCAACCTGGGCGGAGGAAAAGCCGTCATTATCGGTGATCCAAAGACTCTCAAAACGGAACAACTGTTCCGAGTATTCGGCCGCTTTGTGCAATCCCTTGGCGGACGCTACATCACAGCTGAAGACGTTGGAACAACGGTTCAAGATATGGATTGGATCTGGCTGGAAACCGATTATGTCACTGGAATCAGCCGTACCCGCGGAGGTTCTGGCGATCCAAGCCCCGTCACCGCTTACGGAGTCTTTCAAGGCATCAAAGCAGCCCTCAAATATCAGACGGATTCGGACTCAATCAAGGGTCAAACGGTAGCGCTCCAAGGTGTCGGCCAAGTCGGTTACCACCTGTTGCACCACCTAGTTGCTGCGGGTGCGAAGGTGGTTGCAAGCGATGTCAACCCTGCGAACCTTCAACGAGCTCAATCCAAATTTTCGGATATCGAGTTTGTTGCGGCCGAAGAAATCCTTGACGTTCCGGCTTCCATTTTTATACCTTGCGCTTTGGGAGGCGTTGTCAATGACGAAACCCTGAATCGCTTTCAGTGTCCAATCATTTGCGGGAGCGCAAACAACGTTTTACAAGACGAAGAGAAACACAGTGCGGAGCTCCACAAGCGAAATATTCTGTACATTCCTGACTTCATTGTGAATGCAGGCGGGCTTATTAACGTTGCCAACGAGCTCGTTCGTTATGAACGTCGTCAAGCCATGCAGCAAACCAGTAGAATTTACGACGTTGTCTTGCAGGTCTTGAAGACTGCCGAGGAAAAGCGAATCACAACCCTTCAAGCTTCTAAAATCTTGGCAGAGCGTAGGATCCATAACGTTGGCCGAATCAAACATACTTACGTAGGCACTGCTTTAGCACGGCCGAGAACCCTCCGAGGTCTCAATTGA
- a CDS encoding sigma-70 family RNA polymerase sigma factor produces MENRQVVEQYGSYVRSIARQIKKNVSFRVELDDLIQYGMAGLLEAAERFDQKQGVSFTTFSYYRIKGAMYDGLRGMGWVNRTEYQKIRFEEQATALLEQNSISKTDNLEDLANQVNNLVTIFVTSLEGLERQEFEDHRQPKQDDRLLDLELRANLQKALKKLPRADLELIQMYYFQNLSLEEVGKKIGVSKSWTCRKHAQVIERLSALMKAQSA; encoded by the coding sequence ATGGAGAATCGCCAAGTTGTTGAACAGTACGGCTCTTATGTCCGTTCGATTGCGCGGCAGATTAAAAAAAATGTATCTTTTCGAGTTGAGCTCGATGATTTGATTCAATACGGAATGGCGGGTCTTTTAGAGGCTGCTGAGCGGTTTGACCAAAAGCAAGGCGTGAGCTTTACGACTTTTAGCTACTATCGAATTAAAGGCGCGATGTACGATGGCTTAAGAGGGATGGGCTGGGTCAATCGAACCGAGTATCAAAAAATTCGATTTGAAGAGCAGGCAACGGCTTTGCTTGAGCAAAACTCGATTTCCAAGACAGACAACCTAGAAGATTTGGCGAATCAAGTGAATAATCTGGTAACCATTTTTGTCACTTCGCTGGAAGGCCTGGAGAGACAGGAATTTGAAGATCATCGACAACCGAAGCAAGACGATCGATTGCTCGACCTTGAGTTGCGCGCTAATTTACAGAAGGCTTTGAAGAAATTGCCTCGAGCCGATCTGGAGCTCATTCAAATGTACTATTTCCAGAATCTGAGCTTGGAAGAAGTTGGGAAAAAAATAGGAGTATCCAAATCTTGGACCTGCCGCAAGCACGCTCAGGTGATTGAGAGACTGAGTGCATTGATGAAGGCACAAAGTGCCTGA
- a CDS encoding tetratricopeptide repeat protein: MQSATDRQKQTIHGLLDMPRWEAVALLEAGYFFMQLGKKREAREIFTGVAALFPHSDVPCVALGNFYLSEGKPDSAIQELLRALQRVPQSATAQAHLGEALLFAKRIQEGVEALKKAIELDPKGFAAKLAHELLRANDLHVFDGP; the protein is encoded by the coding sequence ATGCAATCAGCAACAGATCGCCAAAAGCAAACCATTCACGGCCTACTGGACATGCCGCGATGGGAAGCGGTCGCGCTCTTAGAAGCGGGCTACTTTTTCATGCAGCTCGGAAAAAAGCGTGAGGCACGCGAGATATTTACGGGAGTCGCAGCCTTATTTCCACACAGCGATGTCCCCTGTGTCGCGCTCGGAAACTTTTACCTATCGGAAGGAAAGCCGGATTCAGCCATTCAGGAACTACTTCGAGCCCTTCAAAGAGTGCCCCAGAGCGCTACGGCCCAGGCTCATCTCGGAGAAGCTTTGCTTTTTGCAAAACGAATTCAAGAAGGCGTTGAGGCTTTAAAAAAAGCGATTGAACTCGATCCAAAGGGTTTCGCTGCAAAATTGGCCCATGAGCTCTTGCGTGCAAACGATTTGCATGTTTTTGATGGCCCATAG
- a CDS encoding DUF2203 domain-containing protein gives MIFRSITLQEANVFLPILKEHFSRIQTLVAEGQLIHSKIAVQGEQVDTSGQSYPPEEAKSLKSGLESIEDHIRSEILEMQQYGAIVKSVFPARLDFLSERHKQLIYLCWQSGDENVCYWHPVEEGFGTRRYIEMPNEFGSEVIH, from the coding sequence ATGATCTTTCGATCGATTACACTTCAGGAAGCCAACGTCTTCCTGCCAATCCTAAAAGAGCACTTTTCCAGAATACAGACTCTTGTCGCGGAAGGCCAGCTGATCCATTCAAAAATTGCGGTTCAGGGCGAACAAGTCGACACATCGGGACAGTCCTACCCTCCAGAGGAGGCCAAATCTCTGAAATCAGGCCTCGAAAGCATCGAAGATCACATTCGCAGCGAAATCCTCGAGATGCAACAATATGGGGCGATTGTGAAAAGCGTTTTTCCGGCCCGGCTGGATTTTTTATCGGAACGCCATAAACAACTCATCTATCTGTGCTGGCAATCCGGAGATGAAAATGTTTGTTATTGGCACCCTGTGGAAGAAGGTTTTGGGACGCGTCGTTACATCGAAATGCCAAACGAATTTGGCTCTGAAGTGATCCATTGA
- a CDS encoding alpha/beta fold hydrolase — protein sequence MRIALVHGFTGHPADLMPLHQAFEAAGYPCESLVLPGHATHLQDLIKYRAEDWILAVQKIDCDVLVGLSMGGLLSVIAANRKRYQKLILLSPAFFLQILPGLAAKIAWMGLKAMACNLPKTLGSDIQDPIARVHSQAYQAIPLKALAEFERVRRMALQALVGVNCPQVAFFGAHDRTVNVSKTAPLFQHSVVLPNSAHLLPLDYDQKELIHQCLQILEK from the coding sequence ATGCGAATCGCTTTGGTTCATGGATTCACGGGACATCCCGCTGATTTGATGCCTTTGCATCAAGCTTTTGAGGCGGCGGGGTACCCTTGCGAGAGCCTCGTTCTTCCTGGCCATGCGACTCACCTCCAAGACCTGATCAAATATAGGGCTGAAGATTGGATTTTGGCCGTTCAAAAAATCGATTGCGATGTTCTGGTAGGCCTTTCCATGGGGGGCCTTCTTTCGGTCATTGCAGCGAATCGCAAGCGTTATCAGAAGCTTATTTTGCTTTCTCCCGCGTTTTTTTTGCAAATTCTGCCCGGTTTGGCAGCCAAAATCGCGTGGATGGGCCTGAAAGCCATGGCTTGCAATCTGCCTAAAACCTTGGGCAGCGATATCCAGGATCCCATTGCCCGAGTCCACTCTCAAGCGTACCAGGCCATTCCTTTGAAAGCACTTGCTGAGTTCGAACGCGTTCGGCGGATGGCGCTTCAAGCTCTTGTCGGCGTCAATTGCCCTCAAGTTGCTTTTTTCGGGGCGCACGATCGAACGGTGAACGTTTCAAAGACAGCTCCTCTTTTTCAGCATTCGGTTGTTCTGCCGAATTCCGCTCATTTACTGCCCCTTGATTACGACCAAAAGGAATTGATTCATCAGTGTCTGCAGATCCTCGAAAAATAG
- a CDS encoding polyprenyl synthetase family protein produces the protein MQDFLDCVDQRLLAAFQSNSLLSQTGSHLCLAAGAKRVRPLLVSYFAQMLSLDLNEVMEIALASEWIHSASLLHDDVIDNADSRRGRSTVNHQWSNSVAILSGNHLLALAFKELRVYAPEVTQEAITVVAEMTRSAIEELFMRGQENLTISQWRNMCLGKTGSLFAFCGTALCVGFKRLDAYEAFKTCGEHLGQMFQLADDLSDLQEDAQNLEASYPRILASQGEIFPQAACHQELLKQKQLALQAIDAWKNSTGYQSMESWLARLLDHALSI, from the coding sequence ATGCAGGACTTCTTAGATTGCGTAGACCAAAGGCTTTTGGCTGCTTTTCAATCCAACTCACTTTTGAGCCAAACGGGCTCTCATCTTTGTTTGGCGGCTGGCGCCAAGCGCGTTCGCCCTCTTTTGGTATCTTATTTTGCCCAAATGCTTTCGCTTGATTTAAACGAAGTCATGGAAATCGCGTTGGCCAGCGAATGGATACACTCAGCAAGTCTGTTACACGATGACGTCATTGACAACGCGGATTCGCGCCGGGGACGTTCAACGGTCAATCATCAATGGAGCAATTCGGTAGCGATTTTATCTGGAAATCATCTCTTAGCCTTAGCGTTTAAAGAACTCAGAGTCTATGCACCCGAAGTGACTCAAGAAGCCATCACAGTCGTCGCCGAGATGACTCGATCGGCCATCGAAGAACTGTTCATGCGCGGTCAAGAGAATCTCACGATTTCTCAGTGGCGCAATATGTGCCTGGGAAAGACGGGATCGCTCTTTGCCTTTTGCGGCACCGCGCTTTGCGTTGGTTTTAAACGCTTAGATGCCTATGAAGCCTTTAAAACCTGCGGCGAGCACCTCGGCCAGATGTTCCAATTAGCAGATGATTTATCCGACCTTCAAGAAGATGCTCAAAACTTGGAAGCTTCTTACCCGCGCATATTAGCCAGTCAGGGTGAAATATTCCCCCAAGCAGCTTGCCATCAAGAGCTCTTGAAGCAAAAACAACTCGCACTTCAAGCGATCGATGCCTGGAAGAATTCCACCGGCTATCAAAGCATGGAAAGCTGGCTTGCACGCCTACTCGATCACGCTCTAAGCATTTGA